A single genomic interval of Novosphingobium ginsenosidimutans harbors:
- the lipA gene encoding lipoyl synthase — protein MNDMASSPKPERQRKPDWIRVKAPTSKGYGETRQLMRDLNLNTVCEEAACPNIGECWTKKHATVMILGDVCTRACAFCNVKTGMPRAVDPLEPEHVATAAAKMGLEHIVITSVDRDDLPDGGAGQFVKVIEALRRNTPQTTIEILTPDFRGKMHAAVEAIVAAGPDVYNHNLETVPRLYPTIRPGARYYASLRLLEEVKRHNPLIFTKSGIMLGLGEERLEVHQVMDDMRSAGIDFLTMGQYLQPTPKHAKVIDFVTPQAFDAYGAIARAKGFLQVASSPLTRSSYHAGDDFKAMRATREAQLAKAAARG, from the coding sequence ATGAACGACATGGCCAGCTCACCCAAGCCCGAACGGCAACGCAAACCGGACTGGATCCGGGTCAAGGCACCAACCAGCAAGGGCTATGGCGAAACGCGCCAGCTGATGCGTGATCTCAACCTGAACACGGTCTGTGAAGAGGCTGCGTGCCCCAATATTGGCGAGTGCTGGACCAAAAAGCACGCCACTGTGATGATATTGGGCGATGTCTGCACCCGCGCTTGTGCGTTCTGCAACGTCAAGACCGGGATGCCCCGCGCGGTCGACCCGCTGGAGCCGGAACACGTCGCCACCGCCGCTGCCAAGATGGGGCTGGAGCACATCGTCATCACCTCGGTTGATCGTGACGACCTGCCGGACGGCGGGGCCGGGCAGTTCGTCAAGGTGATCGAAGCCCTGCGCCGCAACACGCCGCAAACCACGATTGAGATCCTGACCCCTGATTTCCGGGGCAAAATGCATGCGGCGGTCGAGGCAATCGTCGCCGCCGGACCAGACGTCTACAACCACAACCTGGAAACCGTGCCGCGGCTCTACCCGACGATCCGCCCCGGCGCGCGCTATTACGCCTCGCTTCGCCTGCTCGAGGAAGTGAAGCGTCATAATCCGCTGATCTTCACCAAGAGCGGCATCATGCTTGGCTTGGGTGAGGAGCGGCTTGAAGTGCACCAGGTGATGGATGACATGCGCAGTGCCGGGATCGATTTCCTGACCATGGGGCAATACCTTCAGCCCACGCCGAAGCACGCCAAGGTGATCGATTTCGTCACGCCGCAAGCCTTCGATGCCTATGGCGCGATCGCCCGGGCCAAAGGTTTTCTGCAGGTCGCTTCTAGCCCGCTGACCCGCTCAAGCTATCACGCGGGCGATGATTTCAAGGCAATGCGGGCTACGCGTGAGGCGCAGCTGGCCAAGGCCGCTGCGCGCGGCTGA